The following nucleotide sequence is from Chloracidobacterium validum.
CGTCAAGACGGTCAAGGGCTGGATGCTGGGAGAAAGCGCGACCGGACGCAATGCCACGCACCAACTCAAGAAGCTCACTGAATCAGAACTCAAGAAATTCCGTGACTTGATGGCACTGCCGATTCCGGATGCCCAGGTTGGCGATGCGCCCTACTACCATCCCGGCGAGAAGTCACCTGAAGTTGAGTACTTACGCGAGCGGCGGCGGCAACTTGGGGGCGATCTCCCAAAGCGCGTCGTGCGGTCAAAACCGCTGACCTTGCCGGAAGCCGATCTCTACACGGAGTTTACCGTTGCCAACCAGCAGCCGGTTTCGACGACGATGGCCATCGTTCGTCTCTTGCGCAAGTTGCTCGATGACAAGCACATCGGACGCCGCATCGTGCCCATTATTCCAGATGAGGCACGGACTTTCGGCATGGATTTCCTCTTCAAAAAAGTCGGCATCTACGCCGCCAAGGGCCAGCTCTACGATCCGGTGGACTCCGATTTGCTCTTTAGTTACCGCGAGGCCAAAGACGGGCAGCTTCTCGAAGAAGGCATTACGGAAGCGGGCGCCATGGGGTCGTTTACGGCCGCCAGCACGGCCTATGCCACCCATGGCGAGCCGATGATTCCGTTTTACATGTTCTACTCGATGTTTGGTTTTCAGCGAACCGGCGATCAGGCCTGGGCGGTTGGTGACGCGCGCGGCCGGGGCTTTCTAATCGGCGCGACGGCCGGGCGCACTACCCTCAACGGAGAAGGTCTCCAGCACCAGGACGGTCATAGCCACATTCTGGCTTCGACCGTTCCGTGCTGCGCGCAGTACGATCCGGCGTTTCACTTTGAAATTGCTTGCATCGTGCGCGATGGGCTGCGGCGGATGTACGAGCGCGAAGAAGACGTTTTTTATTACATCACCGTTCACAATGAAAACTACGCCATGCCGGCCATGCCACGCGGCGTTGAGGATGGCATTTTGCGTGGACTCTATCTGTTCAAGCCCTGCCTTGATGCCAAGCGGCATACTGTGCAGCTTTTCGGGAGCGGGGCAATCATGATGCAGGCGCTGGAGGCGCAACGCATCCTGTCTGAGCGCTATGATGTTGCGGCGGATGTCTGGTCGGCGACCAGCTATCGCGCCCTCCGTGATGACGCCTTGGCAGTCGAGGCGTGGAATCTGGACAATCCGCTGGAAGCGCCCCGGATACCCTACATTCAGAAGGTTTTGGCTAATGCGCAAGGCCCAATCATTGCCGTCAGTGACTATGTGAAAGCCTGGCCGGATAGCGTTTCCCGGTGGATCAAGCAGCCATTCATCGCGCTGGGAACGGACGGCTTCGGAATGAGTGATACCCGCGAGCAGTTGCGCCGTCATTTCAAGGTAGATGCCGCATCCATTGTTTATACGGCGCTTTACAAGCTGGCTGAAATGGGACGGCTCGGCTTTGATGAAGTCGCGCGCGCCAAGGCCGAACTCTACGGGGATGCCGTGGTTTCCGAACCGGTCGCCAGCCACTAGCATGTTCGGTGAGTGGACTAGCCTTTCCCCCGACCCAGCTCGATGTGGTTCAGGTTCACCGCTGGGCGCTTGCCTTGCGCCGGGCAGCCGAGCTGTTTCGGTCCGGGCGCTTTGCCGAGCTTTATTTTGGTCCGGCTGAACAGCTCGACGCCGACCGGTTTCCCGGTTTTCGTCCGGCGGTGCTCTACTGGGTCGCCACTGCGGAGCGTGAGCGTCTGACCTACGGGCTGGCGTTGGCGGAAGCCGGGCTGACGCTGGCCGACTTGCCGACCGTCGAGCCGCGCGTCGAGTGTCATCAGTCCGATTTTCTCAAGGACTGCCAGCAGCTTTGGGCTGCCCTCGCTTCAGAACTGCCCTTTGAACTGTCGCTCGATGAAGCCGCGCTCGCCGGCGTCACGGGCCTGCCCGAAGATTGGCTGACACGATTCAATGTGGCGACGGATTGGGCGCGCCGGCAGCCAGCGGCGCAAGCCACCTGGGCAGCCTGGAGTGACTTGGCGCTGGTGGCACGGACGGCACAGAGCATGGAGACCATTCGGGCGGCACTCGTGCTGGCCGAACTCGACCTGCGAACCGATCTGTCTGCGCTCATCACGCGCATCAGCGCCGATTTCGGACGCCGTCTCAACGAGTTTTTCTTTGCGCAAGTGCTTGGCGGCATTGCGGACGAGCCTCGCGCCACGGGCGAGCGCTTGGGACGCAACGGTGTCTTTGCCGAGCACGACCTTTCAAAGACGCATGTCCAGCCCCTTGCCGGCTTGCTGACCTTGGTTGGCGCCTGGCTGGGTGGTCCACCGCTCACCATTGAAACCACCATTCGGACGTGCTCTTTTCAAACGCAGACCCGGGTTGTTTTGACGGCCGAAGGACGTGAGCCGGGGCTAGGACGGCATCTCTGCAGGCTCTGCGCCGCTTTTGACCAAGCAACGCTCGACGCCGTCCTCCCAAGGTTGCTCAACCCCCGAAGCCGATTGCATGCCAGCCTAGGTCGTGGTGATCCGGCCTGTCGGTTTAGCGCCGAGCTTGGCTAGCGAATCACTTGCCGCGTTCAATCGCGGCGCAGTGTGGGTCGCTGGGTGCGTTGGCGTTCGTGTCAACGTAAGGCACAGGACGAAACAATTGAAAACGCCAAGGTAGCCAACTTCGTGCCTGAGGAGGTGCTTGTGACGCCAACCACTGACCACGACCGCCTGTTCAAGGAACTCTTCACGCTATTCTTTCCCGACTTCCTTGACCTGTTCGCCCCCGATGCGGCCGCCCGGGTGGATAAAGCCTCGCTGGTGTTTCTCGACAAGGAACTCTTCACCGATGTCACGCGCGGCGAACGTCGCCAGGCAGATTTGGTCGTCAAAGGTCGCCTGCGTGACCAGGACGCCTGCTTCCTCGTTCACATCGAAACCCAGGCGACACGGCAGGCGGACTTTGCCGAGCGGATGTTTTTGTATGGGGCGCGGCTGTATGAAAAACACCGGCTACCGCTCTACCCGGTAGCGGTGTTGTCCTATGATGCACCACGTGCGCCTGAACCGGACGCCTTTGAGCTGTGGTGCGGTGCATGGCTGCCATTGCGGTATGCCTTTCGGGTGGTACAGTTGAACCGGTTGAACTGGCGTGACTTCGTGAACCGTCCGAATCCGGTGGCGAGCGCGTTGATGGCGAAGATGGGAATGCGTCAGGGGGAGCGGGTTCGGGTCAAGGTGGAGTGTTTGCGGATGTTGGCGGGCTTGCGGCTAGACAAGGCGCGGACGCAGGTCGTGTCGGGTTTCGTGGATACATACTTGCGATTGAACGAAGTGGAGCAGGCGGCGTTTATGGAGGAAGCAGCGCAGCTTGAGCCGGAAGCGCGGGAGGGCGTCATGCAGATTGTAACGAGTTGGATGGAAGAAGGTCTCCAACAGGGTCTCCAACAGGGTCTCCAACAGGGTCTCCAGCAAGGTCTCCAGCAGGGGGAGCAAGTTGGGGAGGCAAAGGTCGTCCTGCGATTGTTGCGGCGGCGCTTTGGGGCGGCCGTCGAAGCCGAAACGGAGCGTATCCGGGCGTTGCCGACGACACGGTTAGAGCAACTGGCCGACGACTTGCTGGACTTCACCCAACTTGAAGACTTGACCAACTGGTTGGATGCCAAAGCTGGGTAGGCGGATTCGAGAAGCGCTCGGTTGCCTTGCGCTTTGCCACCGTTCATGAGTCCCGCCGGTCTTGGCGTCATCGGTCACGGGATTGCTCTTACAGCCGGCCTTTCGTCGAGGGAATGTCAGAGCGTCCGCTCAGGCGCCGCGTTGCTGTCCCAAGGGCGCGGGCAGCGGCTTTGAAGGTGGCTTCCAGAATGTGGTGCTGGTTGCGCCCGTAAAGAACGGCAATGTGTAAGGTGAGGCTGGCACTGAAGGCCACCGAGCGCCAAAAATGCTCGGCCATTTCGACGGCAAACATGCCGATTCGTTCGCGTGGGTTGGCCACGTCGTACACCAGATAAGGTCGGCCAGAAATATCCACAACTGCGCGCGCCAGGGTCTCATCCAGTGGGGCGTAGGCGTCACCAAATCGAGCGATGCCCGCTTTGTCCCCAAGGGCCTGCGTCAATGCCTGCCCAAGCGTGATACCGACATCTTCGACGGTATGGTGCTCGTCAATGTCGAGGTCGCCATCGCAGTGAATATCCAAGTCGATGTCGCTGTGCTTGGCAAGCTGCGCCAGCATGTGGTCAAAAAAGCCAATGCCGGTTGTGATCCGGGAAATCCCGGTGCCATCCAAGTCAAGCGTGACAATCACGTTCGTTTCATTGGTGCGTCGCGTGAGCGACGCCGTGCGGTGCGTCATGGTCGTTACTGTCAAATCCTGAGTCGTCAAAGCAGGCTGACCGCGCCGTGGAGCAGCCACTGCATCACAAGCAGCGCGCGCGCCAGTAAGCTGGCGTTGGCTTGCGCCGATGACAAGCGCGTTCGACTGTTATTCGCCGGGTTCATGTCTAACCGCAGGGTGTCGTCTGGATCAAGGACGACGGCAACCAAGTCCCGGTCGGTGGTGATTGGGTAACGATCCGCTTGGCCGTCCCACGTCTCGCGGCGCACGCTGCCATCGGCAAAGCGTAACTCGATGCTGTGCGGCATCACTGCTTCGCCCTGGCGCGTGATGGTGACTTGGCGCGTGTCGAGCGATGTCACGGCGTAGTCGAGTAGCTTCGTTCCACGAAAATACTGGTCGAAAAACCAACTGAGGTCTTCTCCGGCAACTTCCGAAGCCACGTCGAAAAAATCATCCGAGGTCGGGTGTTTGAAGCGCCATCGCTCAAAGTAGGTCTTGAGGATGCGCTGCATCGTTTCCGGCCCAACGTAGCCTTCGAGCATTTTCAGCGTGAGGGCCGGGCGGGCATAGGCATTGAAGGCATAAAGTGACGGGTCGGAGAACTGCCACGCCGGGGTGAGAATGGGATGGGTTGTCACGGCACGCGCCCCCAAGACAAATAACTGGGCGCGTTGAAACGACCAATCTGGGGCGCGAACCGGTAGGCGGAACACCGGACGGCCGCCAAGGCGCAGCCACTGGGCGCTCGAGTTCGGATAGTGGTCTGCCATGAGATTGGCTTCGCAGTAGCTATTGATGCCCTCATCGAGCCAGGCTTCCTCAAACTCATTGCTGGCGACCATGCCATACCAGTACTGATGCCCGAACTCGTGGATGAGGACCACTTCCGGCCCAAGCAGCTCATCGTCGGGCGATTGACGGCGCGTCCCGACGGTGATGAGTGTTGGGTACTCCATGCCGCCGGCGCCATCGGCCGCATAGGCCGGGTCAACGATGGTGAGCGTCTCGTACGGATATGGTCCAATGCTCCGTCCATAGGCTTCAAGGGCGATCCGCGCTGCCCGCAGATGCCGCTCCCGTTGGTCGGCATGCTCCGGCTGAAGCAGCAAGATCAACTTGACGGGCGGAAGACCGGCGGCTTCAAACCGTTCTTCGGTGACAAGAAAATACGGCGAACAAGTCCACGCGAAGTCGTGAACATCAGCTTGGGTGAAGCGATAGCGCGTCCGCCCGTTGGGTAGTGTCTGGCGTTCTCGTTCCACGCCGGTTGCGCCAACCTTGAAGTGGCCGGGCACGTCCAGTGTGACGTCGTATTCGCCAAAGTCGGCGTAAAATTCCGTTGTGGCGTGAAACTGGTGGCAGTTCCAGCCGGCCGTCGTCCGCCGGCGCATGCCGACTGGTTCATAGACGCCCAGTTTGGGAAACCACTGCGCAACCATGAAGAAATCCCCGTAGTAGCCGGTGCGGGCAAACACACGCGGGAGCTTGGCCAAAAATTCAATGTCCAGCGCAATGGTGCCGTTAGGCGGGACAGGCTGAGGTAAGACAACCCGCCATACGGTGCGATCCTCGGCGTTGTCATCGTCCGGGTGAATGAATTCCCCGGCCGGAAGCAGGTCAGTTCCATCGCTGAGGCGCATGCTCAACAGGTCAATCGCACCAGGAAACTGAGCATCCATCCGGTCTCCACGCAACTGTCCGCCATCAGAGCCACGGCGAAAGGAGCTTCGTTCATCCCGAAAAGCGTTCAGGTAAAGATGAAACTGCAAGTCCGGCACGGCATGGGACGCCGGATTGCGCCACACGAGGCGTTCCCGGCCGCGGATTTCCTTGTTCTCGGTATCGAGAATGGCTTCAATCTGGTATCGTACCCGGCGGTCGGAAAGTGGCGCATTCGCATCGCCGGGTGCCGCGGGCGTTAGACCAAAGTGTAGGACCAGCCAGAGCAGGAGACCGCCAAGTATCCTCCAGGTGCGCGGATGGTTTTTTGTTTTCCAGACAGCTTCCGACATGGTCAACCCTTCATTATCAAACCTTTTGCTGGGTGAAGCGTTCTAACCGTAAGGCGCTGGTAGTTTTTAGCGACGCGACAAGACGATGGGCGCGCTAACGTGTACACTAGCGCGCAGGCTTGATTTCGTCACGGGAGGATTTTAGCTCATGTTCTCGGTACGGTATTCTCGATGCGTTGTAAGCTGGCTGCTCGTCACCGGATTACTGGTCGTCCCCGTGTTTCCCACTCGTGTCTGGGCGGATGACAAGGATAAGCGAACCAACTCTCCGGTGACGCGCAAGTTGAGCGACAAAGAAAACCCCTTGATGATCGGCAAACGCGACATCAACAAAGGCAGCCTCAACTTTTACTCAAAAGACAAGGAAATGGCGATTGGCGCGCAGTTAGCTGCCGATCTTGACCGTCAACTCAAGTTTGTCACCGATCCAGTCGTGGTTGAGTATGTCAACCGCATTGGGCAGACGCTTGCTCAGAATTCCGATTCCAAAATGCCTTTTACCATCAAGGTCGTTGATTCACCCGAGGTCAATGCCTTTGCCTTACCGGGTGGCTATTTCTATGTCAACAAGGGATTGATTCTGGCGGCAGATAACGAAGCCCAGGTGGCGAGCGTGATGGCGCACGAAATTGCTCACGTCGCCGCGCGGCATGCCACCGAACAGGTATCCAAAGGCCAGTTGGCGCAGTTTGGCATGATCCCGCTTATCTTTGTCGGTGGCGTGGCTGGCGTACTCGTCGCCAATGCCGCAAACATTCTCGTGCCGCTGACCTTTCTCAAATTTGGTCGCAATGCGGAATTTGAGGCTGACATGCTTGGCGCGCAGTACGCGTGGGCCAGTGGTTACGACCCAGATGAGTTCATTGCCTTTTTTGAAAAGCTGAAAGCGCAACAGGATCCGAAGCAGAAAATCCCGACGGTGTTCTCAACACACCCGCCATCAGAGGAGCGCGCCACGAAAATGCGTCAGTTGACAGCGGCTTTCCCAGTGCGGGACGAATACACGATCAGCTCTTCGGAGTTTGCGCGGGTCAAAGCCCGGTTAGGGGCAATTGCGCCGGATGCCGGGCGGCGGATTGGCCCGGGTGGCGGCAGCGACACCGGCCCGAGTCGTCCTACCCTGCGCCGCCGTCAACCGGATGCGCCACCCGACGATGACGACATGGGCGCTCCAAGCGACCGTCCACAGAAGTCTGAGCCATCCAACCGTCCAACCCTGCGGCGGCGTACCGACACGCCACCGAGCGATGACGAGCCGCCACTAAACTAGGTTTTTTGTTCGGGCTAGGTTGACCGCCTCCACATGTTTTGCAGCAAACGTGTGGAGGCGGCTGCCTGTTTTGAAAAGAAACTACGATGACCACACGTTACATTCTTGCCCTTGACCAGGGAACGACCAGTTCGCGCGCGATTGTGTTTGACCAGGAAGGGGGCATCGTGGCGCTTGCCCAGCGACCCTTCGAGCAGCTTTTCCCACAGCCGGGTTGGGTTGAACACCGACCAGAAGACATCTGGAACTCACAAATCGGGGCAGCGCGTGAAGCGCTCCGGCAGTCCGGATTAACCGCCCGTGACATTGCTGCCATTGGCTTGACCAATCAACGCGAGACAACGCTGATCTGGGACCGGACAACCGGCGAGCCACTGGGCAACGCAATTGTATGGCAGTGTCGCCGCACGGCTGCGCGCTGCGACGCCCTCCGCGCCCAGCCGGTCGCGCAGACAATCCAAGCCAAAACTGGACTGGTCGTGGATGCCTACTTTTCGGCCAGCAAGGCTGAATGGCTGCTCGAACACTGGCCAGATGCGCGCCGCCGGGCTGAAGCCGGTGAGCTTGCCTTTGGAACGGTGGATACCTGGTTGCTCTGGCAGTTGACCGGCGGACGGGTTCACGCCACGGACGTCACCAATGCGAGCCGAACCATGCTGTTTGATATTCACCAACTGACGTGGGACGCCGAATTATGCTCGCTGTTTTCTATTCCCATGGCGATGTTGCCGACGGTTGTCCCGTCCAGTGGTTACTTAGGTGAAACCAGCCCAGAAATCTTTGGTGATGCCATCCCAATTTCGGGATTAGCTGGCGACCAACAAGCCGCGTTGTTTGGGCAAATGTGCGCGCGCGTCGGCATGGCTAAAAATACCTACGGAACAGGCTGCTTTTTGCTTTTGCACACCGGGACGAAGCCGTGCTTATCTCAGCAATCATTGCTCTCCACGGTAGCCTGGCGGTTGGGCGATGCCCCGGCTGAGTACGCCCTTGAAGGCAGTGTGTTCATTGCCGGCGCAGCCGTGCAATGGCTCCGCGATGGACTCCAACTCATCGGTGGTGCGGCTGAAACCGAAGCCGTAGCGCGCTCGGTACCAGATACGGATGGCGTGGTGTTCGTGCCGGCCTTTGTGGGGTTGGGTGCGCCCTACTGGGACCCCCATGCCCGCGGTCTTATTGCCGGACTGACGCGCGGAACGACGCGCGCCCATCTCGTGCGCGCCGCGCTCGAAGCCATTGCCTACCAGACGCGCGATGTGGTCGAGGCGATGCTCACCGATGCACGGCAGGCGTTAGGCGCTGGATTTGCACTGACCGAACTCCGCGTGGATGGCGGCGCCGCCGCCAATGACTTTTTGATGCAGTTTCAGGCGGATGTTCTGGGGGTTCCGGTGGTTCGCCCGACCGTGACCGAAACCACCGCAGCCGGTGCGGCCTATCTGGCCGGCTTAGGGTCCGGTTTCTGGCGCGATTTGCCAGAGGTGACAGCCGTCTGGCGGAGCGAACGGATATTTACGCCGTCGCCGGATGGTTCGACAAGGCAGACCGGCTATGCGGCGTGGTTGGATGCCGTGCGCCGTACGCAGCGTCTTTGACAACAAACTGGTCAGCGCTTGTCACCATCCCCACCGATCACGCCGCGCTCGGCCCGCGAGGCGAGCTTATCCAGGTTGGCGCGGGCAACTGCTTCAAGTGAGGTATCAAGCTCTGCGCAAATCGCAGCAACGTACCACAACACATCTCCAACTTCGTCCAGTAAGCGAGCGCGTTGGTCTTCAGAAAGTTGTCCGCCAGTGTCGCGGATAGCCTTCTTGAGTTTACCGGCGACTTCACCGGCTTCGCTGGCCAGCCCCAAAACCGGATAGACAAGGTTATGCCCACGATTAGGGTAGGCGGCGGTGCGCTCGGCCGCTTGTTGGTACTCATCTAGGGTCAACATCGCCAAACCGTTCCAATGCCTGAGTCAGGTGTGGAGCGCGTCACGGAGTTTGCGACTGCGGCTGGGGTGACTCAGCTTTGCCAGGGCGCGCATTTCAATCTGGCGAATTCGCTCGCGGGTCAACTGAAAGTGCGCTCCAATTTCTTCAAGCGTCCATTCACGGCCGTCCGGCATAAGCCCAAAGCGCCGCATGAGAACTTCCGATTCTCGCGCTGAAAGACGACTCAGGGCCTCACGCAGGTTCTGCGCCATTTCAACCGTCATGGACTCACGCAGGGGGTCCTGCGTGTTGTGGTCAGGCAGCAGGTCGCCGAGTGAGTGCTCCCCATCATCATCGGCCGTTGGTGTTTCAAGTGACACCGGTTCAGTCACGACATTGAGCACCTGGCGCACGTCATCAGGACTCAGCCCAACCAGTGGGGCAATTTCTTCCGGCGTCGGGTCTTCGTCACCATTGGTTGTCATTTGACGCAACACCCGCCGCACCCGGTTCACCCGATCTACCATATATGTTGGAAGGCGAATTGTGCGGGATTGATTCGCAATGGCCAGTTGAATGGCCTGCTTAATCCACCACACGGCATAGGTGGAAAACTTGATGCCGCGCCGCCAGTCGAATTTCTCAACCGCACGAATCAAGCCAATGTTGCCTTCCTGAATGAGGTCTTCCATGGCGAGTCCGCGTCCCATAAAGTCGCGTCCGATAAACACAACCAGCTTGAGGTTAGACTCAATCATGCGGAGCTTGTAAGCTTCGGCCTTTTGCTTGGTTTCCGCGAACCGTTTCCAACTGGAAATAATGGCATCGAGGGGCAGGGCATTGTCGCATTCCATCTTGCGAATCTGCGCCCGGACGGCCTTGAGCTGATGCTTGAGCAATCGAATGGTTGCGGCATCGAGCCGCGAATCCTTGAGCCGGTATTCAAGCCGCGCGCGTTCTGCCTTGAGCGTCAAGGCGTCATCCACGACATTGCCCCACGCGATTTCGAGCCGTCGCCGAATCGTTTTGTTGAAAGGCAGCTTGTAGAGCATGCGTCCGATTTGGACACGTAGCCGACGCACATCGAGGTTCGGGTGGTTGTGCTTGTAGTTTGGTTGCGCAACCATGGCCCGGATGCCGGCCTGGGCAGCTTCGATTGCGGCAAATTTCTCACAGAGCGCGCGTTCCTGGCGTTCGTCAAGGTCTGGCTTGAGCGGCGCTTCACAGCGCTCCCCATCGGCGTCGTCTTCTCCGCGGGGAAGAACCAGCAGGTCGGAGAGCCGTAGCCCTTCGGCTTGTAACCGCTGCGCCAATTGAACGACGTAGTCGGCAACCGCCATGGCGCGTGCTAGCAACCGTATGGCACGGCGTTCCTGGCGCTCCATTTCACGGGCGACAACCGTTTCCTCCTGCCGGGTCAGGAGTGTCGTGTGGGAGAGTGACTTGAGATAAACCGAAATCGTGTCACTCGCGTCGTCATCGGTGGCGTCTGGAGTTGAGTGGGTCTCTTCCGTGACGGAAAAGCTTTCTTCGCTAGGGTCAAGCTCATAGCGCATTGCGTTTTTACTCATGGATACTAAATCTCCAGAAGAAGCACCGCATTGGAAGCCCAGGGTCAACCGGTGAAGAACTGGTTAGGTGGCTTCAGATGTTGAACCAAGCAATGCGAGTTACCAATGAAGGGAGGTCTTCGTCAGGTCATCACGCTGAAGTATTTGTCCGCGCAACTCAATTCTTGTTACTAGGTAAAACACTGATGATTACCCAAGTGATTACCCAAGTAAACACTGTGCGTTATCATACGCTTCCGGGTGGTAAGCGTAAATCTGAGTTGCCGTACGTTATCCGTATAACCTCAGCGAGCTGGTTGCCGTTGCTTGAGTTGCTGCTCGAGAAGCGCCGCGACCTCAATAAAACGGGCATCCCAGGTTTTATTCCGCACCGCCATCTGCCGACGATCAGCGTCTGTTTCGGTATCGGCTACCAAACAGGCTTCGACTTGGTGGATAAAGTCATCCGGTGTTCGCGCGATGCGGACCACATCCGCCATTGGTTCAAACTCTGGAATGGGGACGATGACGACCGGTTTGCCCGTAGCCAAGTACTCCCTGACTTTGGTGGCGCTGGTGTATTTGACAATGTCATGCGTGGCGTCTTTCGGAACGACACAGACATCAAAGTTTGCCGCGAAAGCTGGAAGCTCAGCATAGGGCTGGGCCGGAATGAAGTGGACGTTGGGCAGCCTTTCAATCTGAAGAGGCGCGGTTTTGTTTCCAATGAATACAAACTGCCAGTCTGGACGATGCTCACTCACGTGCATGATGAGCGACTGGTCAATCTGCCACCGTTCAATCGCCCCAAAAAAGCCCAGAATAGGCTTCCCAAGGCGCTTGATGGGGGCTAGGGGAGGGGGACACTCCCAAGAGCCATGGCGCGCGGCCGCGAAATGCTCGAAGTCCACGGCTTGTTCGAGGAGGAATGACTTCTCACGTCCCTGTTGGGCGTCGGCGAGGAGCTTCCAGCCGTGGTAGAAAACAAGGTCGGCCGCCGTAATGAGTTCTTCGTGAAGTTGGCGAATAAAGGCGACGTGTCCGCCTGTATCCACTGGATTGGCATCATATTTATCCGAGACGTGATATGCAACCAGAGATTCGTTGAACTGCCCCACCATGTCTCGCGCCGTTGGAATGGCAATCCACAGAATTGGTCGCTCGATGCGCAACCAGCGGAGGAGCAGCCGTAGCTGGGTGACGAGTAACCAGTGGTTGATGCGTCGCCAGATTGGGTTTGAAAAAAAAGGCGATAGAATCGGTGTGACGACCCAGATTCCTTCTGGCGTCCGCCGGACGTACTTCACATAACTCCGCAGCTTGCGCCGAATTTTGGTCAGAAGTTCTGGGCTGCCGAAGCCGGGCAGCCCCATCGAGATTGAGTTGACAAACACCACCTGGTTGTCGCGCGCAAAGCGTTTCATCAGGTGGTTGTTGGCATGAGGGTGGTGATACCACCAGTCTTCTCCACCAAAGCAGAGAATCGCTCGTCCTTTCATTGCAGGAAAAGAAAGTATGCGGCAATCGCACCAACAATCAGCAAAAACAAAAGCCCCACAGCCCCAATCACAATGAATAAAACTAGGTTTGATTTGCCGCTGGTCTGAGGTGGCGAAGGCACAACCGATGGCGCCATGCTCACCTGTGCATCGTAGCCTGGCATGTCATAGCCTGGAGCATTGACCGGTGGCGGCTCATAGTTCCGTGGTGTTGCTTGGGCAACTTGAGCCACCGTTGCTTCTGACGCAAAAGGCGGTGGGGTTGGCGGTGGCGGGGGAAGCGGGGGATAAGGTT
It contains:
- a CDS encoding nucleoside triphosphate pyrophosphohydrolase family protein, with the translated sequence MLTLDEYQQAAERTAAYPNRGHNLVYPVLGLASEAGEVAGKLKKAIRDTGGQLSEDQRARLLDEVGDVLWYVAAICAELDTSLEAVARANLDKLASRAERGVIGGDGDKR
- a CDS encoding sigma-70 family RNA polymerase sigma factor, which encodes MSKNAMRYELDPSEESFSVTEETHSTPDATDDDASDTISVYLKSLSHTTLLTRQEETVVAREMERQERRAIRLLARAMAVADYVVQLAQRLQAEGLRLSDLLVLPRGEDDADGERCEAPLKPDLDERQERALCEKFAAIEAAQAGIRAMVAQPNYKHNHPNLDVRRLRVQIGRMLYKLPFNKTIRRRLEIAWGNVVDDALTLKAERARLEYRLKDSRLDAATIRLLKHQLKAVRAQIRKMECDNALPLDAIISSWKRFAETKQKAEAYKLRMIESNLKLVVFIGRDFMGRGLAMEDLIQEGNIGLIRAVEKFDWRRGIKFSTYAVWWIKQAIQLAIANQSRTIRLPTYMVDRVNRVRRVLRQMTTNGDEDPTPEEIAPLVGLSPDDVRQVLNVVTEPVSLETPTADDDGEHSLGDLLPDHNTQDPLRESMTVEMAQNLREALSRLSARESEVLMRRFGLMPDGREWTLEEIGAHFQLTRERIRQIEMRALAKLSHPSRSRKLRDALHT
- the glpK gene encoding glycerol kinase GlpK, with the translated sequence MTTRYILALDQGTTSSRAIVFDQEGGIVALAQRPFEQLFPQPGWVEHRPEDIWNSQIGAAREALRQSGLTARDIAAIGLTNQRETTLIWDRTTGEPLGNAIVWQCRRTAARCDALRAQPVAQTIQAKTGLVVDAYFSASKAEWLLEHWPDARRRAEAGELAFGTVDTWLLWQLTGGRVHATDVTNASRTMLFDIHQLTWDAELCSLFSIPMAMLPTVVPSSGYLGETSPEIFGDAIPISGLAGDQQAALFGQMCARVGMAKNTYGTGCFLLLHTGTKPCLSQQSLLSTVAWRLGDAPAEYALEGSVFIAGAAVQWLRDGLQLIGGAAETEAVARSVPDTDGVVFVPAFVGLGAPYWDPHARGLIAGLTRGTTRAHLVRAALEAIAYQTRDVVEAMLTDARQALGAGFALTELRVDGGAAANDFLMQFQADVLGVPVVRPTVTETTAAGAAYLAGLGSGFWRDLPEVTAVWRSERIFTPSPDGSTRQTGYAAWLDAVRRTQRL
- a CDS encoding glycosyltransferase: MKRFARDNQVVFVNSISMGLPGFGSPELLTKIRRKLRSYVKYVRRTPEGIWVVTPILSPFFSNPIWRRINHWLLVTQLRLLLRWLRIERPILWIAIPTARDMVGQFNESLVAYHVSDKYDANPVDTGGHVAFIRQLHEELITAADLVFYHGWKLLADAQQGREKSFLLEQAVDFEHFAAARHGSWECPPPLAPIKRLGKPILGFFGAIERWQIDQSLIMHVSEHRPDWQFVFIGNKTAPLQIERLPNVHFIPAQPYAELPAFAANFDVCVVPKDATHDIVKYTSATKVREYLATGKPVVIVPIPEFEPMADVVRIARTPDDFIHQVEACLVADTETDADRRQMAVRNKTWDARFIEVAALLEQQLKQRQPAR